From one Pagrus major chromosome 21, Pma_NU_1.0 genomic stretch:
- the crsp7 gene encoding mediator of RNA polymerase II transcription subunit 26: MTTVSATPQQMRDRLLQAIDSHSNICNMVAVLEVITFLEKYPITKEALEETRLGKLINDVRKKTKDEDLAKRAKKLLRNWQKLIEPGPSVAASAPGSTNGSSHPCRTEASPPDISVSGKGVPEVKIRNDVHNTYSPKAEKSSSRKRRAEHRDSGVHLPEKISKVSYDNSVSPPPTNGIAGSPDPPPDPQVVPSPDRSRIEHLDNDKINRIPVNAVKPRPSSPGVAKLPSTSSMIKVAVMQQQARLDEGGGAYFQAKSPRGLTTSPRSVKQDTLTKRSSAYAPKGTPIPSPSSRDSPLSLPQPVSSPAQASYADKLPHSSHRSSTHWASVSEVPSHCPPQDVSATLESPSVSLSPSHAQHNSELHRPTSEGAMSVSDDTDGTTVPNSDHKRRKYRSRDYSVNLDGQKIEDTTKPVRLKERRLTFDPVTGQIKPLVHKEPSQTEEAPTPDPVESRQRTESTVHPPVAPAPAPAPAPPPAPAPVPAPAPPPALALAAAPGPAPGPSPNPFHQTNWKELSRNEIIQSYLNLQSNVLTSSGVQAPGAHFFMSEYLKREEQEIKDSRKIHVLQTDSSVGELPGVSREVTDEDLDRIHTQHWPGVNGCYDTKGTWFDWTECISLDPHGDESKLNILPYVCLD; encoded by the exons ATGACAACGGTCTCAGCAACCCCGCAGCAGATGAGGGACCGGCTGCTGCAGGCCATCGACAGTCACAGCAAT ATATGCAACATGGTGGCTGTACTGGAAGTAATTACATTTCTTGAAAAGTATCCTATCACCAAAGAAGCACTTGAG GAAACCCGACTTGGAAAATTGATCAATGACGTGAGGAAGAAGACCAAGGATGAAGACCTCGCCAAGCGTGCTAAGAAACTCTTACGGAACTGGCAAAAGCTCATTGAACCTGGGCCTTCTGTGGCTGCGAGCGCCCCGGGGTCTACCAATGGCAGTTCTCATCCCTGCAGAACTGAGGCCTCTCCTCCTGATATTTCTGTGTCAGGGAAGGGTGTCCCTGAAGTCAAAATCAGAAACGACGTTCACAACACATACTCCCCAAAAGCTGAGAAGTCAAGCAGCCGCAAACGGCgagcagagcacagagacaGTGGAGTGCACTTACCAGAAAAAATCTCCAAAGTGTCGTATGATAACTCTGTTTCACCACCACCCACCAACGGGATTGCAGGCAGTCCTGATCCCCCGCCTGACCCGCAAGTCGTCCCTTCTCCTGACCGATCTCGGATAGAGCACCTTGATAATGATAAAATCAACAGAATTCCGGTGAATGCTGTCAAGCCTCGCCCCAGCTCACCTGGAGTGGCCAAACTACCTAGCACTTCTTCTATGATCAAGGTTGCTGTAATGCAGCAACAAGCCAGACTGGATGAAGGAGGAGGGGCGTATTTTCAAGCCAAAAGTCCCCGTGGCCTCACGACCAGTCCAAGAAGCGTGAAGCAAGACACACTGACCAAGCGCTCTTCAGCATATGCACCGAAAGGAACGCCTATCCCAAGCCCCTCCTCGAGGGACTCCCCCTTGTCTTTGCCCCAGCCTGTGTCCTCTCCAGCCCAAGCATCTTACGCTGACAAGCTGCCACATTCTTCTCACAGGTCTTCAACGCACTGGGCCAGTGTGTCAGAAGTCCCCTCTCATTGCCCACCACAAGACGTATCTGCAACACTGGAATCTCCATCAGTCTCCCTTTCACCCTCTCACGCCCAACACAACTCAGAACTACACAGACCAACATCAGAGGGAGCCATGTCTGTGTCTGATGACACAGACGGGACAACGGTCCCCAACTCAGACCATAAAAGGAGGAAGTACAGATCAAGAGACTATTCTGTCAACTTAGATGGTCAGAAAATAGAGGATACGACGAAGCCTGTTCGGTTAAAAGAACGTAGACTAACATTTGACCCTGTCACAGGTCAGATCAAACCTCTGGTACATAAAGAACCTTCCCAAACAGAGGAAGCCCCCACTCCCGACCCTGTTGAGTCTAGGCAGAGAACTGAAAGCACTGTACACCCGCCAGTTGCCCCGGCCCCGGCACCAGCCCCAGCCCCGCCCCCCGCTCCAGCTCCAGTTCCAGCTCCAGCGCCACCTCCAGCTCTAGCTCTGGCTGCAGCTCCAGGTCCAGCTCCAGGTCCCAGCCCGAACCCCTTCCATCAAACGAACTGGAAGGAGCTGTCCAGAAACGAAATCATCCAGTCCTACTTGAACCTTCAGAGCAATGTGCTCACCTCCTCGGGGGTCCAGGCCCCTGGCGCACACTTTTTCATGTCAGAGTATCTGAAAAGGGAAGAACAGGAGATCAAGGACTCGCGGAAGATACACGTTCTGCAGACGGACAGCTCGGTAGGGGAATTACCGGGCGTGAGCCGGGAGGTGACGGACGAGGACCTGGACAGgatacacacacagcactggCCGGGGGTGAACGGTTGTTATGACACCAAGGGCACCTGGTTTGATTGGACAGAGTGCATATCATTAGACCCTCATGGGGATGAAAGCAAATTGAACATCCTGCCATATGTTTGCCTAGACTGA